The Brassica oleracea var. oleracea cultivar TO1000 chromosome C6, BOL, whole genome shotgun sequence genome includes a region encoding these proteins:
- the LOC106297939 gene encoding uncharacterized protein LOC106297939: MGQNYSYSQPSSSDEFDITSLLQAEAELYADEADSSYNMAEPFQYPPQPEADDGIPTTCYCGGEPVVATSYTSKDPGIRYFTCDNADDGDCHVWKWWDVAVMEEMSDFQRQLRELKDQSDVNVSKLVKLERTVGELSKKEAEVIHGFALEVYVMVCGLVLIGLAVMYLHGRA; encoded by the exons ATGGGACAAAATTATTCGTACAGCCAGCCTTCTTCATCAGATGAGTTTGACATAACTTCCCTTCTTCAAGCAGAAGCTGAACTGTACGCGGATGAAGCTGACAGTAGCTACAATATGGCAGAGCCGTTTCAGTACCCACCTCAACCTGAGGCTGATGATGGAATCCCGACGACTTGCTACTGTGGTGGTGAGCCTGTTGTCGCAACATCTTACACCTCTAAAGATCCAGGCATAAGGTACTTCACGTGCGACAATGCTGATGATGGTGACTGCCATGTTTGGAAATGGTGGGACGTGGCTGTGATGGAGGAGATGAGTGACTTTCAGAGACAACTTAGGGAGCTTAAGGATCAATCTGATGTGAATGTGTCGAAGCTGGTTAAGCTAGAGAGGACCGTTGGTGAGTTATCTAAGAAGGAAGCAGAGGTTATACATGGCTTCGCATTGGAAGTTTATGTAATGGTCTGTGGGTTAGTTTTAATAGGCTTGGCGGTCATGTATCTTCATG GAAGAGCTTGA
- the LOC106297938 gene encoding F-box/FBD/LRR-repeat protein At1g16930-like, with product MEKSLLSKRWRNLWLQVPVFDLLLASCPVLEMLTVIRDRFELLETMSVRSKSLISFALGIEDYEVGLLGDDHVVEIDAPRLEHMSLCDHLSGSIIIHSIAPSALVKIDVNFDGKDRYALLYQDYDDDDDDDDSNSKRTMIRNFLTRISTVCGMEISSVTLQVIHDYSKWEPLPQFSDLSWLNASFLESFWELLPTFLCCCPNLHTLEFVFDKEGCPLKLSSVPPCFVSSLKYVELSTRVTTRSSSQMKLARYFLRNCPALKKLTLSGNFGDDIIKKIKKIPRRSRRCIIVTG from the exons ATGGAGAAAAG CCTTTTGTCGAAACGTTGGAGGAATCTCTGGTTACAGGTTCCTGTTTTCGACTTGCTACTAGCTAGCTGCCCTGTTCTTGAAATGCTAACCGTAATCAGGGATCGCTTTGAGCTTCTTGAAACCATGAGTGTGCGCTCCAAGTCTTTGATAAGTTTCGCTCTAGGGATTGAGGATTACGAAGTTGGTCTCTTGGGAGACGATCATGTTGTGGAAATCGATGCTCCGAGGCTTGAGCATATGAGTCTCTGTGATCACTTATCTGGAAGCATCATCATTCACAGTATTGCTCCCTCTGCATTGGTGAAAATCGATGTTAACTTTGATGGGAAGGACCGTTATGCATTACTGTACCAAGATTATGATGATGATGATGATGATGATGATTCCAATTCCAAGAGGACTATGATCCGTAATTTCCTCACCAGAATATCGACAGTCTGTGGCATGGAGATCTCTTCTGTTACTCTACAG GTCATCCATGATTACTCAAAATGGGAACCGTTACCTCAGTTCTCTGACTTGTCTTGGTTAAATGCTTCTTTCCTTGAGTCGTTTTGGGAATTGCTGCCGACCTTTCTTTGTTGCTGTCCGAATCTACACACACTC GAATTTGTGTTTGATAAAGAGGGATGCCCGCTCAAACTCTCCTCTGTGCCGCCGTGTTTCGTATCATCTCTCAAGTATGTTGAGCTTTCGACACGAGTTACAACAAGATCATCAAGCCAGATGAAATTAGCTAGATATTTTCTGAGGAACTGCCCTGCCCTGAAGAAACTGACTTTAAGCGGGAATTTCGGTGATGACATCATTAAGAAAATCAAAAAGATTCCAAGAAGGTCTAGAAGGTGCATCATTGTCACTGGTTGA